Proteins found in one Gadus macrocephalus chromosome 23, ASM3116895v1 genomic segment:
- the rbbp8 gene encoding DNA endonuclease RBBP8 isoform X2 translates to MSSSPGPRRTSPSCSGAAPPCVLFEELWTRLRECHQNEIQGLEAKVGKLKRDRCLDAQRLEEFYSRNQQLKEQNKALIDTVSHHEERPRAEGCDRCANLQQNFTAKQTEFENLCQKNLYLIASLKSEKNSLRDENLRLITELEKLKASISEPQRSMSPDPEDGMIPDSPIMPSSLPMANKLKRRKKHCDTKMRFAGTPLPESHCLPLDGLDQGLLKASSRRHKKELVLVPETCEMDACQSTRDFDPNLEDVITETCAQDLPSCPMGYRPEEEAAIPQINLIPPSKCKLGTRPHSVSAPMLSTSVYLPKSTLGESPSLLSTSNRPSGDRFVSRPKRKKVDSYHEEAEEIAPLTPPQAASPGRPHITQPPHPPTKVLVRPARDTSSRAFQEASKDPDQDVTTGLPSPDHAESKPTVEPLWSMDPALALSMYCTQSVAVAKEVQGTENESANQDETFVSHSLFQRQGHCSQDNNEDSDDDDEEALPSGRFQKANNSIDKMFDVTAFGEYNSDNSRSFDHSQPGHEEAEEGNARLQGIDNEDQKERNPTFAHIAVVRKKEERQKLKGSTCKECDIYYAHLPEEERQKKLSACSRHRFLYIPPSTPENFWEVGFPSTQTCIDRGYIKEEINPQARLRRRQPLTALFSPKRKEKDT, encoded by the exons GATTGGAGGCCAAAGTGGGCAAGCTGAAGAGGGACCGTTGTTT AGACGCACAGAGACTGGAGGAGTTCTACAGTCGCAACCAGCAGCTGAAGGAGCAGAACAAAGCCCTGATTGATACAGTCAGCCACCATGAGGAAAG GCCCAGGGCAGAAGGGTGTGACCGCTGTGCTAACCTACAACAGAACTTCACAGCCAAACAGACGGAATTCGAAAACCTTTGTCAAAAGAATCTTTACCTTATCGCCTCCCTCA AAAGTGAAAAGAATAGTCTTCGGGATGAAAACCTGAGGCTTATCACAGAGTTGGAGAAACTGAAAGCCTCTAT TTCGGAGCCCCAGCGGTCCATGTCGCCGGACCCAGAAGACGGCATGATCCCAGACTCTCCCATCATGCCCAGCTCACTGCCAATGGCCAACAAGCTGAAGAGAAGAAAGAAGCACTGTGACACCAAAATGCGCTTTGCAGGGACGCCCCTGCCCGAGTCTCACTGCTTGCCGTTAGATG GACTCGATCAGGGCCTTCTGAAGGCATCCTCCAGGAGACACAAGAAGGAACTCGTACTCGTACCTGAAACGTGTGAGATGGACGCGTGTCAATCCACAC GAGACTTTGATCCCAACCTTGAAGACGTGATAACCGAAACCTGCGCACAGGATCTTCCCTCATGTCCGATGGGCTACAGA CCTGAAGAGGAAGCCGCTATTCCCCAAATCAACTTGATTCCTCCCTCAAAGTGCAAGCTTGGCACAAG GCCACACAGTGTCTCTGCGCCGATGTTGTCCACTTCTGTCTACCTCCCGAAATCCACCTTGGGAGAATCGccatccctcctctccacaAGCAACAGGCCTTCTGGGGATCGCTTTGTTTCCAGACCCAAGCGCAAGAAAGTGGATTCCTACCATGAGGAGGCGGAGGAAATCGCCCCATTAACCCCTCCTCAGGCCGCCTCTCCAGGCCGGCCACATATCACGCagccaccccacccacccaccaag GTCTTGGTGAGACCTGCAAGAGACACCTCCAGCAGGGCTTTTCAAGAGGCCAGCAAAGATCCAGATCAAGATGTGACCACCGGATTACCTTCCCCAGATCATG CTGAAAGTAAGCCCACAGTAGAGCCTTTGTGGAGCATGGACCCTGCGTTGGCTCTCTCCATGTATTGTACGCAGTCCGTGGCAGTTGCAAAG GAAGTGCAAGGAACTGAGAATGAATCTGCTAACCAAGACGAGACTTTCGTAAGTCACAGCCTTTTCCAACGTCAAGGACACTGTAGCCAAGACAACAACGAAGActctgatgatgacgacgaagAAGCCCTTCCATCAG GGCGATTCCAGAAGGCTAACAACAGTATTGACAAAATGTTTGACGTCACCGCCTTTGGAGAATACAACTCTGATAACAGCAGAAGTTTTGACCACAGCCAGCCGGGTCATGAGGAAGCAGAGGAGGGAAATG CGCGCCTTCAAGGAATTGATAATGAAGATCAAAAAGAACG GAACCCAACGTTTGCTCACATAGCGGTAGTTCGCAAGAAGGAGGAAAGGCAGAAGCTGAAGGGCAGCACATGCAAGGAGTGCGATATT TATTATGCCCATCtcccagaggaggagagacaaaaGAAGCTGTCTGCCTGTTCACGCCACCGCTTCCTGTATATCCCGCCGTCTACCCCGGAGAACTTCTGGGAGGTTGGCTTTCCGTCCACACAGACCTGCATAGACAGAG GTTATATAAAGGAAGAAATAAATCCACAAGCCCGCTTGCGGAGAAGACAGCCTCTCACTGCATTGTTTTCGCCAAAGCGTAAGGAGAAGGACAcctga
- the rbbp8 gene encoding DNA endonuclease RBBP8 isoform X1 produces the protein MSSSPGPRRTSPSCSGAAPPCVLFEELWTRLRECHQNEIQGLEAKVGKLKRDRCLDAQRLEEFYSRNQQLKEQNKALIDTVSHHEERPRAEGCDRCANLQQNFTAKQTEFENLCQKNLYLIASLKSEKNSLRDENLRLITELEKLKASISEPQRSMSPDPEDGMIPDSPIMPSSLPMANKLKRRKKHCDTKMRFAGTPLPESHCLPLDDTGLDQGLLKASSRRHKKELVLVPETCEMDACQSTRDFDPNLEDVITETCAQDLPSCPMGYRPEEEAAIPQINLIPPSKCKLGTRPHSVSAPMLSTSVYLPKSTLGESPSLLSTSNRPSGDRFVSRPKRKKVDSYHEEAEEIAPLTPPQAASPGRPHITQPPHPPTKVLVRPARDTSSRAFQEASKDPDQDVTTGLPSPDHAESKPTVEPLWSMDPALALSMYCTQSVAVAKEVQGTENESANQDETFVSHSLFQRQGHCSQDNNEDSDDDDEEALPSGRFQKANNSIDKMFDVTAFGEYNSDNSRSFDHSQPGHEEAEEGNARLQGIDNEDQKERNPTFAHIAVVRKKEERQKLKGSTCKECDIYYAHLPEEERQKKLSACSRHRFLYIPPSTPENFWEVGFPSTQTCIDRGYIKEEINPQARLRRRQPLTALFSPKRKEKDT, from the exons GATTGGAGGCCAAAGTGGGCAAGCTGAAGAGGGACCGTTGTTT AGACGCACAGAGACTGGAGGAGTTCTACAGTCGCAACCAGCAGCTGAAGGAGCAGAACAAAGCCCTGATTGATACAGTCAGCCACCATGAGGAAAG GCCCAGGGCAGAAGGGTGTGACCGCTGTGCTAACCTACAACAGAACTTCACAGCCAAACAGACGGAATTCGAAAACCTTTGTCAAAAGAATCTTTACCTTATCGCCTCCCTCA AAAGTGAAAAGAATAGTCTTCGGGATGAAAACCTGAGGCTTATCACAGAGTTGGAGAAACTGAAAGCCTCTAT TTCGGAGCCCCAGCGGTCCATGTCGCCGGACCCAGAAGACGGCATGATCCCAGACTCTCCCATCATGCCCAGCTCACTGCCAATGGCCAACAAGCTGAAGAGAAGAAAGAAGCACTGTGACACCAAAATGCGCTTTGCAGGGACGCCCCTGCCCGAGTCTCACTGCTTGCCGTTAGATG ACACAGGACTCGATCAGGGCCTTCTGAAGGCATCCTCCAGGAGACACAAGAAGGAACTCGTACTCGTACCTGAAACGTGTGAGATGGACGCGTGTCAATCCACAC GAGACTTTGATCCCAACCTTGAAGACGTGATAACCGAAACCTGCGCACAGGATCTTCCCTCATGTCCGATGGGCTACAGA CCTGAAGAGGAAGCCGCTATTCCCCAAATCAACTTGATTCCTCCCTCAAAGTGCAAGCTTGGCACAAG GCCACACAGTGTCTCTGCGCCGATGTTGTCCACTTCTGTCTACCTCCCGAAATCCACCTTGGGAGAATCGccatccctcctctccacaAGCAACAGGCCTTCTGGGGATCGCTTTGTTTCCAGACCCAAGCGCAAGAAAGTGGATTCCTACCATGAGGAGGCGGAGGAAATCGCCCCATTAACCCCTCCTCAGGCCGCCTCTCCAGGCCGGCCACATATCACGCagccaccccacccacccaccaag GTCTTGGTGAGACCTGCAAGAGACACCTCCAGCAGGGCTTTTCAAGAGGCCAGCAAAGATCCAGATCAAGATGTGACCACCGGATTACCTTCCCCAGATCATG CTGAAAGTAAGCCCACAGTAGAGCCTTTGTGGAGCATGGACCCTGCGTTGGCTCTCTCCATGTATTGTACGCAGTCCGTGGCAGTTGCAAAG GAAGTGCAAGGAACTGAGAATGAATCTGCTAACCAAGACGAGACTTTCGTAAGTCACAGCCTTTTCCAACGTCAAGGACACTGTAGCCAAGACAACAACGAAGActctgatgatgacgacgaagAAGCCCTTCCATCAG GGCGATTCCAGAAGGCTAACAACAGTATTGACAAAATGTTTGACGTCACCGCCTTTGGAGAATACAACTCTGATAACAGCAGAAGTTTTGACCACAGCCAGCCGGGTCATGAGGAAGCAGAGGAGGGAAATG CGCGCCTTCAAGGAATTGATAATGAAGATCAAAAAGAACG GAACCCAACGTTTGCTCACATAGCGGTAGTTCGCAAGAAGGAGGAAAGGCAGAAGCTGAAGGGCAGCACATGCAAGGAGTGCGATATT TATTATGCCCATCtcccagaggaggagagacaaaaGAAGCTGTCTGCCTGTTCACGCCACCGCTTCCTGTATATCCCGCCGTCTACCCCGGAGAACTTCTGGGAGGTTGGCTTTCCGTCCACACAGACCTGCATAGACAGAG GTTATATAAAGGAAGAAATAAATCCACAAGCCCGCTTGCGGAGAAGACAGCCTCTCACTGCATTGTTTTCGCCAAAGCGTAAGGAGAAGGACAcctga
- the rbbp8 gene encoding DNA endonuclease RBBP8 isoform X3: MSSSPGPRRTSPSCSGAAPPCVLFEELWTRLRECHQNEIQGLEAKVGKLKRDRCLDAQRLEEFYSRNQQLKEQNKALIDTVSHHEERPRAEGCDRCANLQQNFTAKQTEFENLCQKNLYLIASLKSEKNSLRDENLRLITELEKLKASISEPQRSMSPDPEDGMIPDSPIMPSSLPMANKLKRRKKHCDTKMRFAGTPLPESHCLPLDDTGLDQGLLKASSRRHKKELVLVPETCEMDACQSTRDFDPNLEDVITETCAQDLPSCPMGYRPEEEAAIPQINLIPPSKCKLGTRPHSVSAPMLSTSVYLPKSTLGESPSLLSTSNRPSGDRFVSRPKRKKVDSYHEEAEEIAPLTPPQAASPGRPHITQPPHPPTKVLVRPARDTSSRAFQEASKDPDQDVTTGLPSPDHAESKPTVEPLWSMDPALALSMYCTQSVAVAKEVQGTENESANQDETFVSHSLFQRQGHCSQDNNEDSDDDDEEALPSGRFQKANNSIDKMFDVTAFGEYNSDNSRSFDHSQPGHEEAEEGNARLQGIDNEDQKERNPTFAHIAVVRKKEERQKLKGSTCKECDIRRRDKRSCLPVHATASCISRRLPRRTSGRLAFRPHRPA; this comes from the exons GATTGGAGGCCAAAGTGGGCAAGCTGAAGAGGGACCGTTGTTT AGACGCACAGAGACTGGAGGAGTTCTACAGTCGCAACCAGCAGCTGAAGGAGCAGAACAAAGCCCTGATTGATACAGTCAGCCACCATGAGGAAAG GCCCAGGGCAGAAGGGTGTGACCGCTGTGCTAACCTACAACAGAACTTCACAGCCAAACAGACGGAATTCGAAAACCTTTGTCAAAAGAATCTTTACCTTATCGCCTCCCTCA AAAGTGAAAAGAATAGTCTTCGGGATGAAAACCTGAGGCTTATCACAGAGTTGGAGAAACTGAAAGCCTCTAT TTCGGAGCCCCAGCGGTCCATGTCGCCGGACCCAGAAGACGGCATGATCCCAGACTCTCCCATCATGCCCAGCTCACTGCCAATGGCCAACAAGCTGAAGAGAAGAAAGAAGCACTGTGACACCAAAATGCGCTTTGCAGGGACGCCCCTGCCCGAGTCTCACTGCTTGCCGTTAGATG ACACAGGACTCGATCAGGGCCTTCTGAAGGCATCCTCCAGGAGACACAAGAAGGAACTCGTACTCGTACCTGAAACGTGTGAGATGGACGCGTGTCAATCCACAC GAGACTTTGATCCCAACCTTGAAGACGTGATAACCGAAACCTGCGCACAGGATCTTCCCTCATGTCCGATGGGCTACAGA CCTGAAGAGGAAGCCGCTATTCCCCAAATCAACTTGATTCCTCCCTCAAAGTGCAAGCTTGGCACAAG GCCACACAGTGTCTCTGCGCCGATGTTGTCCACTTCTGTCTACCTCCCGAAATCCACCTTGGGAGAATCGccatccctcctctccacaAGCAACAGGCCTTCTGGGGATCGCTTTGTTTCCAGACCCAAGCGCAAGAAAGTGGATTCCTACCATGAGGAGGCGGAGGAAATCGCCCCATTAACCCCTCCTCAGGCCGCCTCTCCAGGCCGGCCACATATCACGCagccaccccacccacccaccaag GTCTTGGTGAGACCTGCAAGAGACACCTCCAGCAGGGCTTTTCAAGAGGCCAGCAAAGATCCAGATCAAGATGTGACCACCGGATTACCTTCCCCAGATCATG CTGAAAGTAAGCCCACAGTAGAGCCTTTGTGGAGCATGGACCCTGCGTTGGCTCTCTCCATGTATTGTACGCAGTCCGTGGCAGTTGCAAAG GAAGTGCAAGGAACTGAGAATGAATCTGCTAACCAAGACGAGACTTTCGTAAGTCACAGCCTTTTCCAACGTCAAGGACACTGTAGCCAAGACAACAACGAAGActctgatgatgacgacgaagAAGCCCTTCCATCAG GGCGATTCCAGAAGGCTAACAACAGTATTGACAAAATGTTTGACGTCACCGCCTTTGGAGAATACAACTCTGATAACAGCAGAAGTTTTGACCACAGCCAGCCGGGTCATGAGGAAGCAGAGGAGGGAAATG CGCGCCTTCAAGGAATTGATAATGAAGATCAAAAAGAACG GAACCCAACGTTTGCTCACATAGCGGTAGTTCGCAAGAAGGAGGAAAGGCAGAAGCTGAAGGGCAGCACATGCAAGGAGTGCGATATT aggaggagagacaaaaGAAGCTGTCTGCCTGTTCACGCCACCGCTTCCTGTATATCCCGCCGTCTACCCCGGAGAACTTCTGGGAGGTTGGCTTTCCGTCCACACAGACCTGCATAG